CAGAAAGATGCGCGCGCGCGGCACCCCGCGTGGAGGCGTGCGAACCAGACGCACCGCATTGGGAACCGCCACCAGCCGCCCTTGGATAAAGCCGTTGGCGGGTGCGCTATTGTTGGCTGCGAAGGCGGTGCTCACACAGATGAGCCCGGTCGCGAATACGAGCGCGGCGATTATTGAACGGGCCAGGGGCGACATGATCTCCTGAGCGCTCAAGCGGCACAGCTTGAGCTTTTCGGTCAGCGATTATTCTACGCAAGCGCACGCGGC
The Candidatus Binataceae bacterium DNA segment above includes these coding regions:
- a CDS encoding carboxypeptidase-like regulatory domain-containing protein; the encoded protein is MSAQEIMSPLARSIIAALVFATGLICVSTAFAANNSAPANGFIQGRLVAVPNAVRLVRTPPRGVPRARIFLTEAATGKLLQQTLTASDGSFRFSVPPGNYLLMSPTAKMPAQVASGQTTPVVLQQIAR